The following nucleotide sequence is from Pseudobdellovibrionaceae bacterium.
CTCCGTCGCTTGAATTCCAAGTGCGAAGACAAAGGTGGCCACTAGTGTAAGCCGCAATAGCCAACACATTGATGTGTACCCTAAGCGCATAAAGCCCCCCTTTAGGCAAATATGCCCGCTCTATCCAGTCTCCAAACCAGGCAGCTACGAACCCTAGTTTGTCGCCTTAAATAGAAACGGGTAAGTCACCATGACAGTTGTCCCACCTTTCGGTCTTGGAAACTGCCACGCAGACACACGCCTCAAAATACATCCCTCAACCATGGCGTTGCTAAGTGTTGTTGATCCAATTTTTTGTGCGGTGACTGTTCCTCCCGCACCAATCGTAAATTTCACCTGCACCTTCCCGTACAATTCCGGGCTGGCACTTAACTGTCTTTCGTAGCAATAGCGAATCTGACCCAATTGGGATCGAATGATATTGGCAATAACTTCTTTGTCCAGTCCGCCCTCAACCTCTGACTCTTCCTCAAGAAGACCGACCGAGGCATTTCCCACATTGCCAATACTCAGACCACCGGCTCCGCGATAATCGGACTTACCACCACCCTTGCCTGCAGTGGCAACGCCTGTAACTTTGAAGGCCTTTCCTGATCCACCAACCCCGGCTTTCATGGCTTTTGTCGAAGGAACACTTGTTGCCGGTCCGGTTGGCGCGCTGTCTGGTGTTCGGCCAGTCGCCTGAATCAAATGCGATGTCTTGGCCGCCCGCTTTGAGATTTTGCCAATCAATCGAGACAGTCCGGCGGCTTTAATCTTCGTGACCACTCTCTGTCCTGACTTCGCTTGATTTTTTGCGGATTTCTGTGTTGGCGCCACCGGCACTTTTGCGGCCTGGGAGCCAATGGACTTAGATTGACCGACGATGGTCTTGGTGAGTTTGGTAGCCTGGGCCCGCTTCTTTTTAACCGCCTTGGCGTCAAAGATCATGCGCGTGTATTTATTCTGATCCGGCTTAAGGGCCACCATTTCCTCTGATGGTTTCTCCGGAGCCAATGAAATCAGGGCAACCAGGAGAATCAAGAACGCAGCGGCAACCATTAGTGGCGTTCGTAAACTCGGATCCCAAAGGTCCCTAGCTTTCTCAATATTCGAATTGTTAACTACCTTTGTCGATACAAGCCTCTGCTGTACGACCACATCTCCTAGTTCTGTCGTGGTCCAGGTATAGGCCTCAGGTCGCTTCAGAAGGTGGGACTTTTCTCCATGACGACAGGTATAGTCCTCTCCCGGAGGCAAAAGGTGAGATTCAAGCACATATCCCCGACGCCGCACCACAACTTGGTGAAATTGATCACCTTCCTGCAGCGGTTTATCGGTCAAGTGGTTTTCCGCAAACAATCCGTGATCCAACTCGCGAGGAATGATCTTGAGCGTATGACCACCAATGCGCACGATTGTAGTGCCTTTAAATTGTTGCTCAACAACAGGCTTTTTCCTAATCCAGGTCCCATGGTGACTTCCCATGTCGGCGATCTTCCAATTTTCTCCTTCTTGCTCTATCACGGCATGTACTCCACCAACATCATCACCCAATAGACGAATGTCGGCATCACGGGATGACCCTAAAACCGTTACGTCACCGCCCTTCAGCCGATGCCGGCCAACAAAGCGATTTTTATAACGATGTTCCAAATCCAATTCAACCCTACGCATAGTGCTTACCTCAGGTAATCAACCGAATTTTTAATTTCGTCATCGAAGTGCTTTTGCACCTTATAAAGGGGCATAAATTTAACCCCTCTTTTTTGCAGCAAATAGGCTCCATCCGGACTGCGAACGACCCCGTCGATGTCCGTTTCTTCGAAGTTTAC
It contains:
- a CDS encoding AgmX/PglI C-terminal domain-containing protein, with product MRRVELDLEHRYKNRFVGRHRLKGGDVTVLGSSRDADIRLLGDDVGGVHAVIEQEGENWKIADMGSHHGTWIRKKPVVEQQFKGTTIVRIGGHTLKIIPRELDHGLFAENHLTDKPLQEGDQFHQVVVRRRGYVLESHLLPPGEDYTCRHGEKSHLLKRPEAYTWTTTELGDVVVQQRLVSTKVVNNSNIEKARDLWDPSLRTPLMVAAAFLILLVALISLAPEKPSEEMVALKPDQNKYTRMIFDAKAVKKKRAQATKLTKTIVGQSKSIGSQAAKVPVAPTQKSAKNQAKSGQRVVTKIKAAGLSRLIGKISKRAAKTSHLIQATGRTPDSAPTGPATSVPSTKAMKAGVGGSGKAFKVTGVATAGKGGGKSDYRGAGGLSIGNVGNASVGLLEEESEVEGGLDKEVIANIIRSQLGQIRYCYERQLSASPELYGKVQVKFTIGAGGTVTAQKIGSTTLSNAMVEGCILRRVSAWQFPRPKGGTTVMVTYPFLFKATN